TACATAAGCCCCGGCGTTACCGGGATCAAGGCGGATCGCCTCGCCGTAGTCCTCGATGGCCCGCTGGTATTGCTTCAGAAAATGATAAGCAAGGCCCCGATTTGCGTAGGCGAAGGCATAACCGGGATCGAGGCGGATGGCCTCGTCGAGGTCCTCGATGGCCCGCCGGTATTGCTTGAGGCCATCATAAGCAACGCCCCGGTTGTAGTAGACTACGGCATCGCCGGAGTCGAGGAGGATGGCCTGGTCGAGGTCCGAGATGGCCCGCCGGTATTGCTTCAATTTAGCATACGCACTGCCCCGGATGCTGTAGGCCGGTGCAAGCCTGGGATCGAGGCGGAGGGCTTGGTCCAGGTCTTCGATGGCCCGACGGTACTGCCTCAGCTCAACGTAAGATAGGGCCCGGCCGAAATAGGCCACGGCCAAGTCGGAATCGAGGCGGATGGCCACTTCGAGGTCATCGATGGCCCGACGGTATTGTTTCAGCACTACGTAGGCAAGGCCCCGGTTGCTGTAGGCCGCGGCCAGTGAGGGATCGAGGCGGATGGCATTATCAAGGTCTTCGATGGCCCGCTGGTGCTGCTGCAAATTTCCATAAGCAAGGCCCCGGTTGCTGTATGCCCCCGCAAAGCCTGGATCGAGGCGAATGGCCTCGTCGAAGTCCGCGATGGCCCTCTGGTGTTGCTTCAGATAAAAATAGACAAGGCCCCGGTTGTAGTAGGCCAAGGCCAAGCCCGGATCGAGGTGGATGGCCTCGTCGAGGTTAGCGATGGCCCGCCGGTATTGCTTCAGTTCAGCATAGGCAAGGCCCCGGTCATTGTAGGCGACGGCGTAGCCGGGATCGAGGCGGAGGGCCTGATCCAGGTCTTCGATGGCCCGCCTGTATTCCTTCAGGTTATGATAAGCATTGCTCCGGTTGCTGTAGGCGATGGCGTAGTCGGGATCGAGGTGGATGGCCATGCCAAAGTATTCGATGGCCTTTTCCGGCAGATCGAAGCGCCGTTTCTTGCTGTCCCACAGGGCGGTTCCTTTTTCATACCATTGCTGTGCAGTGAGTCGTTGGGTGTTTTCCTGGAAGGCGTTCTTGAGTGTTTCCTTTTCCTCGCGGGGGGCTGCGTCGCCCAGGCGGGCCATGCGCTCCTCCAACTCCTTCACCCGCGCCAGCAGGGTTTGCACCCGCCGTTCCGATTCCTTCAGGCGCTCCATCTGGACGCGGTCGGCGAGGAGGGTTTTCACCCGCTCTTCCAGGCCCGCTGTGTCCACACGGATCACGGCCACCACCCGGATGCCGAAGGCGCTCCCCTCCAAATACGGCTGCTCCT
This DNA window, taken from Candidatus Glassbacteria bacterium, encodes the following:
- a CDS encoding tetratricopeptide repeat protein, producing MMRRFPIRLLLLLFTISAFAVPASGEVITVRKEVRQLLGSAMSQNDARVAAIALAKRLALEEAGTYLETLSVVRNADLVKDEILALSSGVLKTEIVEEQPYLEGSAFGIRVVAVIRVDTAGLEERVKTLLADRVQMERLKESERRVQTLLARVKELEERMARLGDAAPREEKETLKNAFQENTQRLTAQQWYEKGTALWDSKKRRFDLPEKAIEYFGMAIHLDPDYAIAYSNRSNAYHNLKEYRRAIEDLDQALRLDPGYAVAYNDRGLAYAELKQYRRAIANLDEAIHLDPGLALAYYNRGLVYFYLKQHQRAIADFDEAIRLDPGFAGAYSNRGLAYGNLQQHQRAIEDLDNAIRLDPSLAAAYSNRGLAYVVLKQYRRAIDDLEVAIRLDSDLAVAYFGRALSYVELRQYRRAIEDLDQALRLDPRLAPAYSIRGSAYAKLKQYRRAISDLDQAILLDSGDAVVYYNRGVAYDGLKQYRRAIEDLDEAIRLDPGYAFAYANRGLAYHFLKQYQRAIEDYGEAIRLDPGNAGAYV